A single genomic interval of Lathyrus oleraceus cultivar Zhongwan6 chromosome 7, CAAS_Psat_ZW6_1.0, whole genome shotgun sequence harbors:
- the LOC127107274 gene encoding uncharacterized protein LOC127107274: protein MGRKSAKKMVVKSTKKVVEESVQVSVISSNKRLTRRNKDIQTEDEEKEQVIRVIPVHEAQETKGDDSTSSTTTITTENNKNNDQQKEQKEQNRNISIIKEEVKKNKTQNGKKKRRKSVEGYQRYVYKVLKQVHPGMGVSSKSMVILNNFMNDMFERVASEASKLKDYTGNMTLSSREIQGAVKLVLPGELGKHAMAEGIKAVNNYTSYESA from the coding sequence ATGGGTCGAAAGAGTGCTAAGAAAATGGTGGTTAAATCCACAAAGAAAGTCGTAGAAGAAAGCGTTCAAGTTTCAGTTATCAGCAGCAACAAAAGATTAACACGAAGAAACAAAGACATTCAAACAGAAGACGAAGAAAAAGAGCAAGTTATAAGAGTCATTCCCGTTCATGAAGCTCAAGAAACAAAAGGAGACGATTCAACTTCCAGCACAACAACGATCACGACcgaaaacaacaaaaacaacgACCAGCAAAAAGAGCAAAAAGAACAAAACAGAAACATTAGTATCATCAAAGAGGAGGTGAAAAAGAACAAGACACAAAACGGTAAGAAGAAAAGGAGGAAGAGTGTAGAAGGGTACCAAAGGTATGTGTACAAGGTGTTAAAACAAGTGCATCCTGGAATGGGAGTTTCATCAAAATCCATGGTGATTTTGAACAATTTTATGAACGATATGTTTGAGAGAGTAGCTAGTGAGGCTAGTAAACTGAAGGACTATACAGGAAACATGACATTGTCATCAAGGGAGATTCAAGGAGCGGTTAAGCTTGTTTTGCCTGGTGAGCTTGGGAAACATGCTATGGCTGAAGGGATTAAAGCTGTCAACAACTATACCTCTTATGAATCTGCATGA